In Neodiprion pinetum isolate iyNeoPine1 chromosome 6, iyNeoPine1.2, whole genome shotgun sequence, one genomic interval encodes:
- the Clc gene encoding clathrin light chain isoform X1: MRFQRAIGYPSRTNFSHQYRRCSTMDAFGDKFFKDEPEVDPAAEFLAREQDQLAGLEDEIPPATLSTSAAAPPAEDDFSANFGDLKGGPGGDADGSFVMINAVEQPAETPAPELPEPAAVIPPVYEEPEKIRKWREEQKQRLEEKDLEEEKKKEDWREAAKKELEEWYKHHSEAISKTKATNRESAKNAEKQFVAEADEVEPGTEWERIAKLCDFNPKSSRTSKDVSRMRSIILQLKQTPPAPVNA, translated from the exons ATGCGATTTCAACGTGCAATTGGat ATCCGTCACGGACAAATTTTAGCCATCAGTACCGACGG TGTTCAACTATGGATGCTTTCggtgacaaatttttcaaggatGAACCTGAGGTTGATCCAGCAGCAGAATTTTTGGCTCGTGAACAGGATCAACTCGCTGGCCTCGAGGATGAAATTCCACCCGCCACCTTATCCACCTCTGCTGCAGCACCCCCTGCCGAAG ATGACTTCTCAGCTAACTTTGGAGATTTGAAAGGTGGTCCTGGCGGAGATGCGGACGGCAGTTTTGTTATGATCAATGCTGTTGAACAGCCTGCAGAAACACCTGCTCCAGAATTACCAG AACCAGCTGCTGTTATTCCTCCAGTGTATGAAGAGCCTGAGAAAATCCGAAAATGGAGAGAAGAGCAAAAACAGAGGCTGGAAGAGAAGG acttggaagaagagaagaaaaaagaagattgGCGGGAAGCGGCAAAAAAAGAACTTGAAGAGTGGTACAAGCATCATTCCGAAGCTATCAGTAAGACTAAAGCTACAAATAG GGAATCTGCCAA AAATGCGGAAAAACAGTTCGTCGCAGAAGCGGATGAAGTGGAACCTGGAACGGAGTGGGAACGAATTGCTAAACTATGTGATTTCAATCCAAAATCATCTCGCACATCCAAGGACGTATCTCGAATGCGgtcaattattttacaattaaagCAAACTCCACCGGCGCCTGTCAATGCCTAA
- the Clc gene encoding clathrin light chain isoform X3, with protein sequence MDAFGDKFFKDEPEVDPAAEFLAREQDQLAGLEDEIPPATLSTSAAAPPAEDDFSANFGDLKGGPGGDADGSFVMINAVEQPAETPAPELPEPAAVIPPVYEEPEKIRKWREEQKQRLEEKDLEEEKKKEDWREAAKKELEEWYKHHSEAISKTKATNRESAKNAEKQFVAEADEVEPGTEWERIAKLCDFNPKSSRTSKDVSRMRSIILQLKQTPPAPVNA encoded by the exons ATGGATGCTTTCggtgacaaatttttcaaggatGAACCTGAGGTTGATCCAGCAGCAGAATTTTTGGCTCGTGAACAGGATCAACTCGCTGGCCTCGAGGATGAAATTCCACCCGCCACCTTATCCACCTCTGCTGCAGCACCCCCTGCCGAAG ATGACTTCTCAGCTAACTTTGGAGATTTGAAAGGTGGTCCTGGCGGAGATGCGGACGGCAGTTTTGTTATGATCAATGCTGTTGAACAGCCTGCAGAAACACCTGCTCCAGAATTACCAG AACCAGCTGCTGTTATTCCTCCAGTGTATGAAGAGCCTGAGAAAATCCGAAAATGGAGAGAAGAGCAAAAACAGAGGCTGGAAGAGAAGG acttggaagaagagaagaaaaaagaagattgGCGGGAAGCGGCAAAAAAAGAACTTGAAGAGTGGTACAAGCATCATTCCGAAGCTATCAGTAAGACTAAAGCTACAAATAG GGAATCTGCCAA AAATGCGGAAAAACAGTTCGTCGCAGAAGCGGATGAAGTGGAACCTGGAACGGAGTGGGAACGAATTGCTAAACTATGTGATTTCAATCCAAAATCATCTCGCACATCCAAGGACGTATCTCGAATGCGgtcaattattttacaattaaagCAAACTCCACCGGCGCCTGTCAATGCCTAA
- the Clc gene encoding clathrin light chain isoform X2, with protein MDAFGDKFFKDEPEVDPAAEFLAREQDQLAGLEDEIPPATLSTSAAAPPAEDDFSANFGDLKGGPGGDADGSFVMINAVEQPAETPAPELPEPAAVIPPVYEEPEKIRKWREEQKQRLEEKDLEEEKKKEDWREAAKKELEEWYKHHSEAISKTKATNRNAEKQFVAEADEVEPGTEWERIAKLCDFNPKSSRTSKDVSRMRSIILQLKQTPPAPVNA; from the exons ATGGATGCTTTCggtgacaaatttttcaaggatGAACCTGAGGTTGATCCAGCAGCAGAATTTTTGGCTCGTGAACAGGATCAACTCGCTGGCCTCGAGGATGAAATTCCACCCGCCACCTTATCCACCTCTGCTGCAGCACCCCCTGCCGAAG ATGACTTCTCAGCTAACTTTGGAGATTTGAAAGGTGGTCCTGGCGGAGATGCGGACGGCAGTTTTGTTATGATCAATGCTGTTGAACAGCCTGCAGAAACACCTGCTCCAGAATTACCAG AACCAGCTGCTGTTATTCCTCCAGTGTATGAAGAGCCTGAGAAAATCCGAAAATGGAGAGAAGAGCAAAAACAGAGGCTGGAAGAGAAGG acttggaagaagagaagaaaaaagaagattgGCGGGAAGCGGCAAAAAAAGAACTTGAAGAGTGGTACAAGCATCATTCCGAAGCTATCAGTAAGACTAAAGCTACAAATAG AAATGCGGAAAAACAGTTCGTCGCAGAAGCGGATGAAGTGGAACCTGGAACGGAGTGGGAACGAATTGCTAAACTATGTGATTTCAATCCAAAATCATCTCGCACATCCAAGGACGTATCTCGAATGCGgtcaattattttacaattaaagCAAACTCCACCGGCGCCTGTCAATGCCTAA
- the Ankle2 gene encoding ankyrin repeat and LEM domain-containing protein 2 isoform X2, translated as MDTDHGNLNSSGLDIVYYGVYVPQEDSNWFESKDQLYVYTVKTDALNIIKKYKKGRFKSFKTYNEAKNFAEHGNEQFFTLTTESQSISNKRTGQVEEKSGNFKAPKQQETVQFRKFIENGDLARVKQIVWENPRYLISSGDTPAILKEGSRYNALHIAVRVACRADMCELILNTVGNPDFIKLLDGEDDYSNYLNRAQILVDLYLNTPDKGLNETPLHFAVKFGLKEVVQVLVSYPQCLKTPRNKYKQIPADIICSRKCQEDEVLKREILSLLDELYYVPVIRSEDNTTQPLIGELFSPTSPLKLNTDPISPRVEVSAFAGPMSKNQAVEFRRKWKTPPRIRNTPTKKLNLSFDDSYSQNSPASNTIYRLQDTEKGLERVGRDLAKEYRVAWKEYWPFLNTFADLTSKEGLAKLEEFFQQKFNNPSKQSIEKMDIEACPINGNDQGSDYEMNALCTQLSFSTLNMLDNQGSSKFDSLQSQLLCDLSGSDEEFEFFTPPSSPRSISSDSDDDMYAAEQGDMTFIHGKNFFRNTASKLDYAVYHAISDMDINPNLYPNIYRWRHQLQLIMENEPSRSRLNTPFALTRKLPWSLSQNCVKTLEYN; from the exons acCAGCTATATGTCTACACGGTCAAGACTGATGCTCTCAATATAatcaagaaatataaaaaaggtCGCTTCAAAAGTTTTAAAACTTATAATGAAGCAAAAAACTTTGCTGAACACGGCAATGAACAGTTTTTTACATTGACAACTGAGAGTCAGTCTATTTCAAATAAACGCACTGGCCAAGTCGAAGAGAAATCTGGTAATTTTAAGGCTCCCAAACAGCAAGAAACCGTGCAGTTTAGAAAGTTTATTGAAAATGGGGACTTGGCTAGAGTCAAGCAAATAGTTTGGGAAAATCCAAGATACTTGATCAGTAGTGGTGACACCCCTGCTATTTTGAAA GAAGGTTCTCGATACAATGCTTTGCACATAGCAGTGAGAGTCGCTTGTAGAGCAGATATGTGCGAACTGATATTGAATACAGTGGGAAATCCagactttataaaattattggaTGGGGAAGATGATTATTCAAACTACCTTAATCGAGCTCAAATATTAgtcgatttatatttaaacaCTCCTGACAAGGGTCTCAATGAGACTCCGCTACATTTTGCTGTGAAATTTGGACTTAAAGAAGTTGTTCAAGTTCTTGTTTCTTATCCTCAATGTTTAAAGACACCTCGGAATAAGTATAAACAAATTCCTGCTGAT ATAATATGCAGCAGAAAGTGTCAGGAAGACGAGGTATTGAAGAGGGAAATACTTTCGTTGCTAGATGAATTATATTATGTGCCTGTGATAAGATCTGAGGATAATACAACTCAACCATTAATTGGCGAGCTCTTTTCTCCTACTAGTCCGCTT AAATTAAACACTGATCCGATAAGTCCACGGGTAGAGGTTTCTGCATTTGCCGGACCAATGAGTAAAAACCAAGCTGTTGAGTTTAGGAGAAAGTGGAAAACTCCACCTAGAATACGTAACACTCCgactaaaaaattgaacctTTCATTCGATGATTCTTACAGTCAGAATAGCCCTGCATCAAACACTATATATCGGCTACAAGATACAGAAAAAGGACTTGAACGTGTCGGTAG AGACCTTGCCAAAGAATATCGTGTTGCATGGAAAGAGTATTGGCCTTTCTTGAATACCTTTGCCGATCTGACCAGTAAGGAGGGACTTGCAAAACTTGAGGAGTTTTTTCAGCAAAAGTTTAACAATCCATCAAAGCAAAGTATAGAA AAAATGGACATTGAAGCATGTCCAATTAATGGTAATGATCAAGGGTCAGATTATGAAATGAATGCTCTGTGTACCCAGCTAAGCTTTTCCACGTTGAATATGCTGGATAATCAGGGATCAAGTAAATTTG ATTCACTGCAGAGCCAGTTATTATGTGACCTGTCTGGTAGCG ATGAagaattcgaatttttcacaccTCCATCATCCCCACGATCTATATCCAGCGATTCGGACGACGACATGTATGCTGCTGAACAAGGGGACATGACGTTTATTCATGG aaaaaatttctttagaAACACAGCATCAAAATTAGATTATGCGGTTTATCATGCCATCTCGGACATGGATATAAACCCAAATTTGTATCCAAATATTTATCGTTGGCGTCACCAGCTCCAGTTGATTATGGAGAACGAACCTTCAAGGTCAAG GTTGAATACCCCATTTGCACTGACACGAAAGCTACCATGGAGTCTATCTCAAAATTGTGTTAAAACTCTGGAATACAATTGA
- the Ankle2 gene encoding ankyrin repeat and LEM domain-containing protein 2 isoform X1, whose amino-acid sequence MDTDHGNLNSSGLDIVYYGVYVPQEDSNWFESKDQLYVYTVKTDALNIIKKYKKGRFKSFKTYNEAKNFAEHGNEQFFTLTTESQSISNKRTGQVEEKSGNFKAPKQQETVQFRKFIENGDLARVKQIVWENPRYLISSGDTPAILKEGSRYNALHIAVRVACRADMCELILNTVGNPDFIKLLDGEDDYSNYLNRAQILVDLYLNTPDKGLNETPLHFAVKFGLKEVVQVLVSYPQCLKTPRNKYKQIPADIICSRKCQEDEVLKREILSLLDELYYVPVIRSEDNTTQPLIGELFSPTSPLVSGNENKLNTDPISPRVEVSAFAGPMSKNQAVEFRRKWKTPPRIRNTPTKKLNLSFDDSYSQNSPASNTIYRLQDTEKGLERVGRDLAKEYRVAWKEYWPFLNTFADLTSKEGLAKLEEFFQQKFNNPSKQSIEKMDIEACPINGNDQGSDYEMNALCTQLSFSTLNMLDNQGSSKFDSLQSQLLCDLSGSDEEFEFFTPPSSPRSISSDSDDDMYAAEQGDMTFIHGNTASKLDYAVYHAISDMDINPNLYPNIYRWRHQLQLIMENEPSRSRLNTPFALTRKLPWSLSQNCVKTLEYN is encoded by the exons acCAGCTATATGTCTACACGGTCAAGACTGATGCTCTCAATATAatcaagaaatataaaaaaggtCGCTTCAAAAGTTTTAAAACTTATAATGAAGCAAAAAACTTTGCTGAACACGGCAATGAACAGTTTTTTACATTGACAACTGAGAGTCAGTCTATTTCAAATAAACGCACTGGCCAAGTCGAAGAGAAATCTGGTAATTTTAAGGCTCCCAAACAGCAAGAAACCGTGCAGTTTAGAAAGTTTATTGAAAATGGGGACTTGGCTAGAGTCAAGCAAATAGTTTGGGAAAATCCAAGATACTTGATCAGTAGTGGTGACACCCCTGCTATTTTGAAA GAAGGTTCTCGATACAATGCTTTGCACATAGCAGTGAGAGTCGCTTGTAGAGCAGATATGTGCGAACTGATATTGAATACAGTGGGAAATCCagactttataaaattattggaTGGGGAAGATGATTATTCAAACTACCTTAATCGAGCTCAAATATTAgtcgatttatatttaaacaCTCCTGACAAGGGTCTCAATGAGACTCCGCTACATTTTGCTGTGAAATTTGGACTTAAAGAAGTTGTTCAAGTTCTTGTTTCTTATCCTCAATGTTTAAAGACACCTCGGAATAAGTATAAACAAATTCCTGCTGAT ATAATATGCAGCAGAAAGTGTCAGGAAGACGAGGTATTGAAGAGGGAAATACTTTCGTTGCTAGATGAATTATATTATGTGCCTGTGATAAGATCTGAGGATAATACAACTCAACCATTAATTGGCGAGCTCTTTTCTCCTACTAGTCCGCTTGTAAGTGGTAACGAAAAT AAATTAAACACTGATCCGATAAGTCCACGGGTAGAGGTTTCTGCATTTGCCGGACCAATGAGTAAAAACCAAGCTGTTGAGTTTAGGAGAAAGTGGAAAACTCCACCTAGAATACGTAACACTCCgactaaaaaattgaacctTTCATTCGATGATTCTTACAGTCAGAATAGCCCTGCATCAAACACTATATATCGGCTACAAGATACAGAAAAAGGACTTGAACGTGTCGGTAG AGACCTTGCCAAAGAATATCGTGTTGCATGGAAAGAGTATTGGCCTTTCTTGAATACCTTTGCCGATCTGACCAGTAAGGAGGGACTTGCAAAACTTGAGGAGTTTTTTCAGCAAAAGTTTAACAATCCATCAAAGCAAAGTATAGAA AAAATGGACATTGAAGCATGTCCAATTAATGGTAATGATCAAGGGTCAGATTATGAAATGAATGCTCTGTGTACCCAGCTAAGCTTTTCCACGTTGAATATGCTGGATAATCAGGGATCAAGTAAATTTG ATTCACTGCAGAGCCAGTTATTATGTGACCTGTCTGGTAGCG ATGAagaattcgaatttttcacaccTCCATCATCCCCACGATCTATATCCAGCGATTCGGACGACGACATGTATGCTGCTGAACAAGGGGACATGACGTTTATTCATGG aAACACAGCATCAAAATTAGATTATGCGGTTTATCATGCCATCTCGGACATGGATATAAACCCAAATTTGTATCCAAATATTTATCGTTGGCGTCACCAGCTCCAGTTGATTATGGAGAACGAACCTTCAAGGTCAAG GTTGAATACCCCATTTGCACTGACACGAAAGCTACCATGGAGTCTATCTCAAAATTGTGTTAAAACTCTGGAATACAATTGA
- the Ankle2 gene encoding ankyrin repeat and LEM domain-containing protein 2 isoform X3: protein MDTDHGNLNSSGLDIVYYGVYVPQEDSNWFESKDQLYVYTVKTDALNIIKKYKKGRFKSFKTYNEAKNFAEHGNEQFFTLTTESQSISNKRTGQVEEKSGNFKAPKQQETVQFRKFIENGDLARVKQIVWENPRYLISSGDTPAILKEGSRYNALHIAVRVACRADMCELILNTVGNPDFIKLLDGEDDYSNYLNRAQILVDLYLNTPDKGLNETPLHFAVKFGLKEVVQVLVSYPQCLKTPRNKYKQIPADIICSRKCQEDEVLKREILSLLDELYYVPVIRSEDNTTQPLIGELFSPTSPLKLNTDPISPRVEVSAFAGPMSKNQAVEFRRKWKTPPRIRNTPTKKLNLSFDDSYSQNSPASNTIYRLQDTEKGLERVGRDLAKEYRVAWKEYWPFLNTFADLTSKEGLAKLEEFFQQKFNNPSKQSIEKMDIEACPINGNDQGSDYEMNALCTQLSFSTLNMLDNQGSSKFDSLQSQLLCDLSGSDEEFEFFTPPSSPRSISSDSDDDMYAAEQGDMTFIHGNTASKLDYAVYHAISDMDINPNLYPNIYRWRHQLQLIMENEPSRSRLNTPFALTRKLPWSLSQNCVKTLEYN from the exons acCAGCTATATGTCTACACGGTCAAGACTGATGCTCTCAATATAatcaagaaatataaaaaaggtCGCTTCAAAAGTTTTAAAACTTATAATGAAGCAAAAAACTTTGCTGAACACGGCAATGAACAGTTTTTTACATTGACAACTGAGAGTCAGTCTATTTCAAATAAACGCACTGGCCAAGTCGAAGAGAAATCTGGTAATTTTAAGGCTCCCAAACAGCAAGAAACCGTGCAGTTTAGAAAGTTTATTGAAAATGGGGACTTGGCTAGAGTCAAGCAAATAGTTTGGGAAAATCCAAGATACTTGATCAGTAGTGGTGACACCCCTGCTATTTTGAAA GAAGGTTCTCGATACAATGCTTTGCACATAGCAGTGAGAGTCGCTTGTAGAGCAGATATGTGCGAACTGATATTGAATACAGTGGGAAATCCagactttataaaattattggaTGGGGAAGATGATTATTCAAACTACCTTAATCGAGCTCAAATATTAgtcgatttatatttaaacaCTCCTGACAAGGGTCTCAATGAGACTCCGCTACATTTTGCTGTGAAATTTGGACTTAAAGAAGTTGTTCAAGTTCTTGTTTCTTATCCTCAATGTTTAAAGACACCTCGGAATAAGTATAAACAAATTCCTGCTGAT ATAATATGCAGCAGAAAGTGTCAGGAAGACGAGGTATTGAAGAGGGAAATACTTTCGTTGCTAGATGAATTATATTATGTGCCTGTGATAAGATCTGAGGATAATACAACTCAACCATTAATTGGCGAGCTCTTTTCTCCTACTAGTCCGCTT AAATTAAACACTGATCCGATAAGTCCACGGGTAGAGGTTTCTGCATTTGCCGGACCAATGAGTAAAAACCAAGCTGTTGAGTTTAGGAGAAAGTGGAAAACTCCACCTAGAATACGTAACACTCCgactaaaaaattgaacctTTCATTCGATGATTCTTACAGTCAGAATAGCCCTGCATCAAACACTATATATCGGCTACAAGATACAGAAAAAGGACTTGAACGTGTCGGTAG AGACCTTGCCAAAGAATATCGTGTTGCATGGAAAGAGTATTGGCCTTTCTTGAATACCTTTGCCGATCTGACCAGTAAGGAGGGACTTGCAAAACTTGAGGAGTTTTTTCAGCAAAAGTTTAACAATCCATCAAAGCAAAGTATAGAA AAAATGGACATTGAAGCATGTCCAATTAATGGTAATGATCAAGGGTCAGATTATGAAATGAATGCTCTGTGTACCCAGCTAAGCTTTTCCACGTTGAATATGCTGGATAATCAGGGATCAAGTAAATTTG ATTCACTGCAGAGCCAGTTATTATGTGACCTGTCTGGTAGCG ATGAagaattcgaatttttcacaccTCCATCATCCCCACGATCTATATCCAGCGATTCGGACGACGACATGTATGCTGCTGAACAAGGGGACATGACGTTTATTCATGG aAACACAGCATCAAAATTAGATTATGCGGTTTATCATGCCATCTCGGACATGGATATAAACCCAAATTTGTATCCAAATATTTATCGTTGGCGTCACCAGCTCCAGTTGATTATGGAGAACGAACCTTCAAGGTCAAG GTTGAATACCCCATTTGCACTGACACGAAAGCTACCATGGAGTCTATCTCAAAATTGTGTTAAAACTCTGGAATACAATTGA